In Silene latifolia isolate original U9 population chromosome 3, ASM4854445v1, whole genome shotgun sequence, a single window of DNA contains:
- the LOC141647208 gene encoding GRF-interacting factor 1-like isoform X2 — MQQHLMQMQPMMASYYSNNVTTDHIQQYLDENKSLILKIVESQNSGKLNECAENQARLQRNLMYLAAIADAQPQQATMHSQQYPQSSMMQSGGHYMQQQAQQMSPQALMAARSSMLYSQQAYSALQQTQAQSSQMGLSSAGLNMLHNAAGSSSMLGGGSYSDYGRKQDMGLEGRGGNSGDGESLYLKSSEDGN; from the exons ATGCAGCAGCACCTGATGCAGATGCAGCCCATGATGGCTTCCTATTACTCTAATAACGTCACTACTGATCATATTCAGCAG TACTTGGATGAGAACAAGTCATTGATTCTAAAGATTGTGGAAAGCCAAAATTCCGGCAAGCTAAATGAGTGTGCAGA GAATCAAGCAAGGCTACAGAGAAACCTCATGTACCTTGCTGCTATTGCTGATGCTCAGCCCCAACAAGCCACCATGCATTCACAG CAGTACCCCCAAAGCAGCATGATGCAGTCAGGGGGACATTACATGCAGCAGCAAGCACAACAGATGAGTCCACAAGCTCTAATGGCAGCGCGCTCTTCAATGCTGTACAGTCAGCAAGCATACTCAGCCCTTCAGCAAACTCAAGCACAGTCCAGCCAAATGGGTCTGAGTTCTGCTGGACTGAACATGCTTCACAATGCTGCAGGCAGCAGCAGCATGCTCGGAGGTGGATCCTATTCTGATTACGGACGTAAGCAGGATATGGGGCTTGAAGGGCGTGGTGGAAACTCAGGAGATGGAGAATCTCTCTACTTGAAGTCGAGTGAAGACGGAAACTGA
- the LOC141647208 gene encoding GRF-interacting factor 1-like isoform X1 — MQQHLMQMQPMMASYYSNNVTTDHIQQYLDENKSLILKIVESQNSGKLNECAENQARLQRNLMYLAAIADAQPQQATMHSQQQYPQSSMMQSGGHYMQQQAQQMSPQALMAARSSMLYSQQAYSALQQTQAQSSQMGLSSAGLNMLHNAAGSSSMLGGGSYSDYGRKQDMGLEGRGGNSGDGESLYLKSSEDGN; from the exons ATGCAGCAGCACCTGATGCAGATGCAGCCCATGATGGCTTCCTATTACTCTAATAACGTCACTACTGATCATATTCAGCAG TACTTGGATGAGAACAAGTCATTGATTCTAAAGATTGTGGAAAGCCAAAATTCCGGCAAGCTAAATGAGTGTGCAGA GAATCAAGCAAGGCTACAGAGAAACCTCATGTACCTTGCTGCTATTGCTGATGCTCAGCCCCAACAAGCCACCATGCATTCACAG CAGCAGTACCCCCAAAGCAGCATGATGCAGTCAGGGGGACATTACATGCAGCAGCAAGCACAACAGATGAGTCCACAAGCTCTAATGGCAGCGCGCTCTTCAATGCTGTACAGTCAGCAAGCATACTCAGCCCTTCAGCAAACTCAAGCACAGTCCAGCCAAATGGGTCTGAGTTCTGCTGGACTGAACATGCTTCACAATGCTGCAGGCAGCAGCAGCATGCTCGGAGGTGGATCCTATTCTGATTACGGACGTAAGCAGGATATGGGGCTTGAAGGGCGTGGTGGAAACTCAGGAGATGGAGAATCTCTCTACTTGAAGTCGAGTGAAGACGGAAACTGA